Proteins encoded within one genomic window of Acidovorax sp. 107:
- a CDS encoding extradiol ring-cleavage dioxygenase, producing the protein MGKIVGAAMVSHHPGLMQCEEFRVLQGAGSDSDLISGYARVRERIKAVKPDAVLIFDSHWFTTGYHLVDGGAKFEGSYISDEMPWYLHGVPYNYLGCPDLAVQVEAVSRERKGYVRNIRHPELGKQYATINLVKHLHLELSKTPVLTVSSCQNCEWPQFLQSGEDIGEAIRRSDLNVVLLASGALSHKFNGIDWRPNHPRIFHESNVSRPENIASDKAAIEFMRQGRHDEILARWDDDYRRKPWEAFGAHYLQMLGAMGGAACRAKGDPLSAYENARGTGNIHVWFDVSEAASQGNTGAASQPAAA; encoded by the coding sequence ATGGGAAAAATCGTTGGCGCCGCCATGGTGTCGCACCACCCTGGCCTGATGCAGTGCGAAGAGTTTCGCGTGCTGCAAGGTGCAGGGTCAGACTCTGACCTGATCTCGGGCTACGCCCGGGTTCGTGAGCGGATCAAGGCCGTGAAACCCGATGCCGTACTGATCTTTGATTCGCACTGGTTCACCACCGGCTACCACTTGGTGGACGGTGGCGCGAAGTTCGAAGGCAGCTATATCTCGGATGAAATGCCCTGGTATCTGCATGGAGTTCCCTACAACTACCTGGGTTGCCCCGACCTCGCCGTGCAGGTGGAAGCCGTTTCGCGGGAGCGCAAAGGTTATGTGCGCAACATCCGCCATCCCGAACTGGGAAAGCAGTACGCAACGATCAACCTGGTCAAGCACCTGCACCTGGAACTGAGCAAGACCCCGGTACTGACCGTCAGCTCCTGCCAGAACTGCGAGTGGCCTCAGTTCCTTCAATCGGGCGAAGACATCGGTGAAGCCATTCGCCGCAGCGACCTCAATGTGGTGCTGCTCGCCTCTGGGGCGCTGAGCCACAAGTTCAACGGCATTGATTGGCGCCCGAACCATCCGCGCATCTTCCACGAAAGCAATGTGTCTCGTCCCGAGAACATTGCCAGCGACAAGGCAGCCATTGAATTCATGCGCCAGGGGCGCCACGACGAGATCCTCGCGCGCTGGGACGACGACTACCGCCGCAAGCCGTGGGAAGCGTTTGGAGCGCACTACCTGCAGATGCTCGGAGCCATGGGTGGTGCGGCCTGCCGCGCCAAAGGCGACCCGCTGTCGGCCTACGAAAACGCACGCGGCACCGGAAACATCCACGTCTGGTTCGATGTCTCCGAGGCAGCCAGCCAGGGCAACACCGGCGCAGCGAGCCAGCCTGCTGCCGCCTAA